ATTTGCATCCTGGTGGACTGATGATCGCGATTGGCCAGTTCTGAAGAGTCTTAAAGATTTTGAGGAGTATTTCCTTTGGAAGTATTATGATATGGTTGTCGATGTGGCTGATGAGGACCTCGAAATTGAAGAAATGTAACCGAATCGAAAACTTTTGGGGTAATCGTATGAAATCCATTCGATTCATCGCTGCATGATCACATTGGGATATGGATCTGAATAAGAGCATGGTTCTGATTTTGTTTGCCTGGTGCATTAGCGCATCAGGCCTCTTTCAATCCGCTGCAGAACAAGTGGAGGGTGCAGAGTTTGAACCTGGAATTCATGTCGTGACTCTCGGTGTCAGCGATCTGCAGAAATCGTTTACTTTCTACAAGGAGGGCCTTGGTTTTCCAACCAAGATGACCCCTGACGGTGGGATCGTTTTGTTCACCACATCGGGAGCGAAGTTATTCCTTTTTTCCTACGCTGATTTGGCAAGAACCAGTGGGGTGGATTTGCAGGTTACGGGTAATCCAGGGTCGGGCTTTTCCGGTTTTACGCTGGGTCATGGTGTGTTGACGCGGGAGGAAGTGGATCGCGTACTGACAAATGCAGAAAAGGCTGGAGGAAAGATTGTGAAACCGGCTCACGAAGTCGCGTGGGGCGCCTATGTCGGCTATTTTT
This Puniceicoccaceae bacterium DNA region includes the following protein-coding sequences:
- a CDS encoding VOC family protein, encoding MDLNKSMVLILFAWCISASGLFQSAAEQVEGAEFEPGIHVVTLGVSDLQKSFTFYKEGLGFPTKMTPDGGIVLFTTSGAKLFLFSYADLARTSGVDLQVTGNPGSGFSGFTLGHGVLTREEVDRVLTNAEKAGGKIVKPAHEVAWGAYVGYFSDPDGYLWEVAYSEHWSFSPEGVMQFRD